The genomic stretch TCACCAAAACGAACAGCATTTACATTAAAACGGGTAAACCAAGCATTCACCTTCAGAAACCAATGATTGCTATCAAACTTTAATCTGAAGCATCCCGCATTGTGTCCGGATTTCACTGCTTCTAAAACATCATAAAGAAATCTTTCTGGAGGCTGACTATCGGCATGCAAAAAAAAGAGAATGTTGCCAGTTGCCTTTTCTGCACCAGCATTGAGTTGAGCTCCTCTTCCTTTTTGGGAGCTTCTTACCAAAGTAGCAGTGGTAGTTAAAACGGATTCAGCAGTTTCGTCAATGCTTCCTCCATCGGCTACTATGATCTCACAGTCCAAGCCTACGGAATGTCGCTTTATCTCTGAAATGAGATTTGCAATGTGATCTCCTTCGTTGTAGGTCGGTATGATTACCGAAATCTTATTGTCCATGTTTTATTGAAGTCATTGCGGAGTAGATAGTTGTTGTAAATTGGTTGTAAATATACATTCTATGATGTTGCTTAGTTGTCGCTGTAATGACAAGGGCGTGCAATAAT from Owenweeksia hongkongensis DSM 17368 encodes the following:
- a CDS encoding TIGR04283 family arsenosugar biosynthesis glycosyltransferase → MDNKISVIIPTYNEGDHIANLISEIKRHSVGLDCEIIVADGGSIDETAESVLTTTATLVRSSQKGRGAQLNAGAEKATGNILFFLHADSQPPERFLYDVLEAVKSGHNAGCFRLKFDSNHWFLKVNAWFTRFNVNAVRFGDQGLFVTRELFDQTGGYRNDYILLEDQEMVIRLKKFGARFKVLKKSMTTSARKYLENGVISLQLNFFIIWWNYYLGKSQAELVKIYKKRILDTKIQEEDATPKEALAKP